One Oncorhynchus clarkii lewisi isolate Uvic-CL-2024 chromosome 32, UVic_Ocla_1.0, whole genome shotgun sequence DNA window includes the following coding sequences:
- the LOC139392401 gene encoding protein shisa-7-like: MRPRTYKRMFSTSLIFSLVSGLVLSVVTITTERRSSYGGPSGTTLFLLTGFGNKPMPPPPGGPKVAPKAAEMEDAQDGEPKEPETLPKPLPQIKLPQNMTAADALKPPLGAAQVAPPPRRLVDVDVCRAYYDVMGQLDNTFNCSKGTYIYCCGTCHYRYCCDHQRSRLDQKSCNNYNSPGWLDTPPTNPPPPGNRGDPDSEQLQQQTNSTAYVIGGVISVTLVVAVGIKVAFHKISRRPRNRDINMPRALVDILRSQASPGQQGERNNSTVLTTATTGDILGRPPKNLYTPVLQSKDNRIGNLHHNFIQVSGSSPKHSATMERVPRMNNAQLASTGTLLTSKHNNSSGLHLHPQPPFSHSFHNLAQLPPSYEVAMKPEINRYSSLKKLEKDLDDYSGYHTSKRQPNNAPPSFHSSQHHLHWGGDYTLGARGTLPFHSSRPRIHVPTSTPNPYPLPAQSLGYQPAFDKPPRRVMSQDQLLALGEGNTLSRLSKNQQHQYYKAMTTSKSSTSQTLRKSHERLLVSPDRLEERMGGMGMPGLGGMVGMGGMGDFVGMGVPTMGCLSHKAQSQQNVCVTPSLDRHHMIKMNSHPTSGNELEMSVAGHPAGSWGDPHGHGSGAGVGPGSGAGTIGGHNARRMAFATKRQNTIEQLQYIPGGGGGGGGQTLRTASKNEVTV; encoded by the exons ATGAGGCCTAGAACCTACAAAAGGATGTTCAGCACCTCCCTCATATTTTCCCTTGTGTCCGGCCTCGTCCTTTCCGTCGTGACCATCACCACAGAGCGCCGCTCATCCTACGGCGGCCCCAGCGGCACCACCCTGTTCCTCCTCACCGGTTTTGGGAACAAACCGATGCCGCCGCCCCCGGGGGGGCCAAAGGTGGCGCCTAAAGCGGCTGAAATGGAGGACGCTCAGGACGGTGAGCCGAAAGAACCCGAAACGCTCCCAAAGCCCCTCCCCCAAATCAAGCTCCCTCAGAACATGACGGCAGCTGACGCCCTCAAACCTCCGCTGGGGGCCGCCCAAGTAGCGCCACCCCCCCGGCGCCTGGTGGATGTGGACGTGTGTCGGGCCTACTACGACGTCATGGGCCAGTTGGACAACACTTTCAACTGCTCCAAGGGGACCTACATCTACTGCTGCGGCACCTGCCACTACCGCTACTGTTGTGACCACCAGCGTAGCCGCCTGGACCAGAAGTCATGTAACAACTACAACTCGCCCGGGTGGCTCGACACGCCCCCGACGAACCCCCCGCCGCCGGGGAACCGGGGTGACCCAGACTCGGAGCAGCTGCAGCAGCAAACCAACAGCACGGCGTACGTGATCGGCGGGGTGATCTCCGTCACCCTGGTGGTGGCCGTGGGCATCAAGGTGGCCTTCCACAAGATATCCCGACGACCCCGGAACAGAGACATCAACATGCCCAG aGCCCTGGTGGACATCCTACGGAGTCAGGCCAGCCCAGGCCAACAGGGGGAGAGGAACAACAGCACCGTCCTTACCACCGCCACCACCGGCGACATCCTCGGTCGTCCCCCCAAGAACCTTTACACCCCGGTGCTCCAGAGCAAAGACAACCGCA TTGGCAACTTGCACCACAATTTTATCCAGGTGTCTGGTTCCAGTCCCAAACACTCGGCTACTATGG aGCGCGTGCCCCGCATGAACAACGCCCAGCTAGCCTCCACGGGGACCCTCCTCACCAGCAAGCACAACAACAGCTCCGGCCTGCACTTACACCCACAGCCCCCTTTCTCGCACTCCTTCCACAACCTGGCCCAGTTGCCCCCCTCCTATGAGGTGGCCATGAAACCTGAGATCAACCGCTACAGCTCCCTGAAGAAGCTCG agAAAGATCTGGACGACTACTCTGGCTACCACACATCAAAGCGACAGCCTAACAACGCCCCTCCGTCATTCCACTCCTCCCAGCACCATCTCCACTGGGGCGGTGACTACACTCTCGGAGCCAGGGGCACCCTTCCCTTCCACTCATCCCGGCCACGGATTCACGTGCCTACATCCACCCCCAACCCCTACCCTCTGCCAGCCCAGTCGTTGGGGTACCAGCCCGCCTTCGACAAGCCCCCGCGGAGGGTCATGTCCCAGGACCAGCTCCTGGCACTTGGTGAGGGCAACACCCTCTCCAGACTCTCCAAGAACCAGCAGCACCAGTACTACAAGGCTATGACCACCAGCAAGAGCTCCACCTCACAGACGCTTCGCAAGTCCCACGAGAGGCTCCTAGTCTCGCCCGACCgtctggaggagaggatggggggcaTGGGCATGCCAGGGTTGGGCGGTATGGTGGGTATGGGGGGCATGGGTGACTTTGTGGGGATGGGGGTCCCGACCATGGGATGCCTCAGCCACAAAGCCCAATCACAGCAGAACGTCTGCGTCACACCCTCGCTGGACCGCCATCACATGATCAAGATGAACTCCCACCCCACATCGGGCAACGAGCTGGAGATGAGCGTGGCGGGCCATCCGGCAGGAAGCTGGGGGGACCCTCATGGGCACGGATCAGGGGCCGGGGTAGGACCAGGGAGCGGGGCGGGGACCATCGGGGGCCACAACGCACGGAGGATGGCATTCGCCACCAAGAGGCAGAACACCATTGAACAGCTCCAATACAtccctgggggaggaggagggggagggggccaGACATTGAGAACGGCTAGTAAGAACGAGGTGACGGTGTGA
- the LOC139391714 gene encoding zinc finger protein 721-like — MFQFSKYPLDILDMLSGHQAHQFKGLGLERQFQHQQQVQLQHQQQLQQQHQQQGESSGALLSGLGLGSLQGSRSNAFADSSSIFAKMSAPPPPISHQSQSSSSHSSRKSSKMSSSVSGSSAAGYPQFLRPFHPAEAALAQEQLHSGMGRFDFGGSSSGGSGVIGGVVTSAPPPLHPGLSVPQASPGPSSSSPSPSASSSASNNPSSAVSSLGQPLVGQSDPRSLHQQFSCMLAANQYFLSGVPTNSSLEQFLVQQGGHNHLGLGLGQGASDSSSALAPPPALHSSHSHSHSTPQPQQQQQPLAPHALSHSHSHTHPHHPLHPTPQPSSLGGFDFQGIPVLSSNQLASLMQQEASGMPLPLPLHLSLSKDEGKGDSGSGGSRRKKAMAGYLPQRKADGTSHSSGSNCHSSSTEHSQNSTIQPGLVGGAITSLGGNHSSVLSSTQQSSSTVSSSSSAPSSSTASVLVANDSQLPKPENLNPMASMPCQPDPEAIYHCGECGKTFSHLTSLRRHLRSHGLTSEDAKPDTSSEDKTFCCTECGKGFKKRGHLLQHGVIHSGARPFACGVCQRSFNRRESLTRHEKIHDDKPFRCPACGRCFRESTSLLNHAASGTCGKPGRNSRPRPSGSGENQSSSSASSSKTGMEAGGSGTGDYQRDGASKFGTDYSRNRPSYQPSYSVDDYRRQQANPSCYSGESSHGSGMSSQTLRKAPLAPTLHPHPQSQQQHHLHQQQPHLPLSSLLDDSEDEVTSSAMSAIAAAAAASCEISTGESRGEERRDIIGGLLGGLGFGNMGVSPGGPSSTSEIDKTYRSGSGSTIPLTHPSQQMMNAKPKKPRKPRQKREPGPDGIIVRQRRIRGEGERPYSCGVCGKGFRRRETLRRHDRVHTGEKPHRCDVCGKEFREYFHLTKHSTVHSGQKNYKCDLCGKEFAYAQSLVRHGKLHTKVELDGTPGGKIAKGHGGVISLDGNQANSQSYYPYPQEKSQGSSSSTQPPQPPQKLFTCTTCWKSFRHQFHLTAHQQTVHGGGIRGEKNFCCEVCGKAFAYSNSLSRHRQSQHGLGRTGSANPPAGGTQHPSQADQYIPLFESGHPLTYPSGSYMPNQSSQGQHRPFQFQSQEGWVGGKRKREKKRRVEYQSIMRGGQLVGVALNKATSRRLKVMKRKKGIMHEKLKQKKLLAQLLRMRGGYRVRQWCGGVVKVSGLSSMEVPIKRFPCQYCPSTTFASQAKLLLHRSVRHPPRNNGHQARLKCSVCGKRSRTLRKALIHRGRHLSQGRFSCPKCRSRFWNGSLLERHSVACQGQSLLGSGNWALKVNLPPREVVEKTAEKEGQEGLPGRTTVVTEYSH; from the coding sequence ATGTTCCAGTTCAGTAAGTACCCCTTGGACATTCTAGATATGCTAAGTGGACACCAAGCCCACCAGTTTAAAGGCCTTGGATTGGAAAGACAGTTCCAGCACCAACAGCAAGTCCAACTTCAGCACCAGCAACAGCTTCAGCAGCAGCACCAACAGCAGGGGGAGTCGTCAGGGGCTCTTCTATCTGGGCTTGGTCTGGGGTCTCTTCAGGGGTCTAGAAGTAATGCTTTTGCTGATTCGTCATCTATATTTGCCAAAATGAGTGCCCCACCTCCACCAATATCACACCAGAGCCAGTCCTCATCCTCACACAGTTCACGGAAATCCAGCAAGATGAGCAGTAGTGTTAGTGGGAGCTCTGCTGCAGGATACCCACAATTCTTACGTCCGTTTCACCCTGCAGAAGCAGCGCTAGCCCAGGAGCAGCTGCACTCTGGAATGGGACGTTTTGACTTTGGGGGTAGTAGCAGTGGAGGATCTGGTGTTATTGGAGGAGTAGTTACATCTGCACCGCCACCCTTACACCCTGGCCTCTCTGTTCCCCAAGCCTCACCTGGACCATCCTCCTCCTCGCCCTCCCCATCAGCCTCATCGTCCGCTTCTAACAACCCTAGCAGTGCAGTTTCCTCTCTAGGGCAACCACTCGTTGGGCAGTCTGATCCACGTAGCTTACATCAGCAGTTCAGTTGCATGCTTGCCGCCAATCAGTACTTTCTTTCTGGTGTCCCGACCAACAGCAGTCTGGAGCAGTTTCTGGTTCAACAAGGGGGCCATAATCATCTTGGCCTGGGTTTGGGCCAAGGAGCTAGTGACTCGAGCTCAGCCCTTGCCCCACCTCCAGCTCTTCACTCCTCTCACAGTCATAGTCACTCCACTCCCCAGcctcaacagcagcagcaaccaTTGGCACCCCATGCTTTATCTCACTCTCACAGCCATACCCACCCACACCATCCTCTTCACCCAACACCTCAGCCGTCATCTCTGGGTGGCTTTGATTTCCAAGGTATTCCAGTTCTCTCCTCCAATCAGCTGGCTTCGTTGATGCAACAAGAGGCTAGTGGTATGCCcctccctctaccactccattTATCACTTTCGAAAGATGAAGGGAAAGGAGACAGTGGAAGTGGTGGTAGCAGGAGAAAGAAGGCTATGGCTGGCTACCTTCCTCAGAGAAAAGCAGATGGCACCAGTCACAGCAGTGGTAGTAACTGCCACAGCAGCTCCACTGAACACAGTCAAAATTCAACCATTCAACCGGGCCTTGTAGGaggagccataaccagccttggTGGTAACCATTCATCAGTTCTCTCGTCAACACAACAGTCCTCCTCAAcggtctcctcttcctcctcagcccCTTCCTCATCCACAGCCTCTGTGTTGGTAGCTAATGATTCACAGCTACCTAAACCTGAAAATCTCAATCCCATGGCCTCCATGCCTTGTCAACCTGACCCTGAAGCCATCTACCACTGTGGTGAATGTGGAAAGACTTTCAGTCATCTTACAAGCCTTCGCAGGCATCTCCGTAGTCATGGTTTGACTTCTGAAGATGCCAAGCCAGACACTTCAAGCGAAGACAAAACATTCTGTTGCACCGAATGTGGAAAGGGTTTCAAGAAAAGGGGGCACCTCCTCCAGCATGGTGTTATCCATTCAGGGGCTCGTCCATTTGCATGTGGTGTCTGTCAACGGTCTTTCAACCGCCGTGAGTCCCTCACCAGGCATGAGAAGATTCATGATGATAAGCCTTTCCGATGCCCTGCTTGTGGTCGCTGCTTCCGAGAGAGCACCTCTTTGCTAAACCATGCTGCGTCTGGCACCTGTGGAAAGCCTGGAAGGAATTCCCGGCCCAGACCAAGTGGTAGTGGTGAAAATCAAAGCTCATCAAGTGCGAGTAGCAGCAAAACTGGAATGGAGGCTGGAGGCAGTGGTACAGGTGATTACCAACGAGATGGCGCGAGCAAATTTGGCACAGATTATTCAAGGAACCGGCCATCATACCAGCCATCCTACAGTGTCGATGACTACCGACGACAGCAGGCTAACCCATCTTGTTATTCTGGAGAGAGCTCCCATGGCAGTGGGATGTCAAGCCAGACACTCAGAAAGGCACCACTGGCTCCTACCTTACACCCACACCCTCAAAGTCAACAGCAACACCATCTCCATCAACAGCAACCTCATCTTCCTCTTTCATCTCTATTGGATGACTCTGAGGATGAGGTCACTAGCAGTGCCATGTCTGCCATTGCTGCAGCTGCCGCTGCATCCTGCGAGATAAGTACTGGCGAGAGTCGAGGAGAGGAGCGAAGGGACATCATTGGAGGTTTGCTTGGAGGACTTGGCTTTGGTAATATGGGAGTCTCACCAGGTGGTCCATCATCTACATCTGAAATCGACAAGACCTACAGATCAGGAAGTGGCTCTACCATCCCTTTAACCCATCCAAGCCAGCAGATGATGAATGCTAAACCGAAAAAGCCCCGCAAGCCTCGGCAGAAGAGAGAACCAGGACCTGATGGAATCATAGTTCGACAAAGAAGAATTCGTGGAGAGGGAGAACGGCCATATTCATGCGGAGTTTGTGGTAAAGGATTCAGGAGACGTGAGACCCTGCGTCGGCATGACCGTGTTCATACAGGTGAGAAGCCACACCGGTGTGATGTTTGTGGGAAAGAGTTCCGGGAGTACTTCCATCTTACTAAACATTCCACTGTGCATTCTGGGCAGAAGAACTACAAATGTGACCTATGTGGTAAAGAGTTTGCTTACGCTCAGAGCTTGGTGAGACATGGAAAATTACACACAAAAGTGGAATTGGATGGAACACCAGGAGGAAAAATTGCTAAAGGCCATGGAGGGGTTATTAGTCTAGATGGAAATCAAGCAAACTCTCAATCTTATTATCCGTACCCTCAAGAAAAGTCTCAGGGGTCCAGCTCATCCACTCAGCCCCCTCAGCCCCCTCAGAAGCTCTTTACATGCACAACGTGCTGGAAATCCTTCCGCCATCAGTTCCACTTGACAGCCCATCAACAAACTGTCCATGGTGGTGGAATAAGGGGTGAAAAGAATTTCTGCTGTGAGGTATGCGGGAAGGCCTTTGCTTATTCTAACAGCTTGTCCAGGCACAGGCAATCGCAACATGGATTGGGCCGCACCGGGTCGGCAAACCCACCAGCTGGTGGAACCCAACATCCTTCTCAAGCAGATCAGTACATCCCTCTTTTTGAATCAGGCCACCCCTTAACTTATCCATCAGGCTCCTACATGCCAAACCAATCCTCCCAAGGTCAACACCGCCCTTTTCAGTTCCAGTCCCAAGAAGGATGGGTTGGTggcaagagaaaaagagagaaaaaaaggagggTCGAATATCAAAGTATAATGAGAGGGGGGCAACTAGTAGGGGTTGCCTTGAATAAGGCCACGAGCAGGAGACTCAAAGTGATGAAGCGGAAAAAGGGAATAATGCATGAGAAGCTTAAGCAAAAGAAACTGCTTGCCCAGCTCCTGAGGATGAGAGGAGGGTATAGAGTTAGACAATGGTGTGGCGGTGTGGTTAAAGTCAGTGGGCTGTCATCTATGGAAGTCCCCATAAAACGTTTTCCATGCCAGTACTGCCCCAGCACCACATTCGCCAGTCAGGCCAAACTT